A stretch of the Pan paniscus chromosome 2, NHGRI_mPanPan1-v2.0_pri, whole genome shotgun sequence genome encodes the following:
- the LOC100977556 gene encoding CMP-sialic acid transporter-like produces the protein MAAPRDNVTLLFKLYCLAVMTLMAAVYTIVLRYTRTSDKELYFSTTAVCITEVIKLLLSVGILAKETGSLGRFKASLRENVLGSPKELLKLSVPSLVYAVQNNMAFLALSNLDAAVYQVTYQLKIPCTALCTVLMLNRTLSKLQWVSVFMLCAGVMLVQWKPAQATKVVVEQNPLLGFGAIAIAVLCSGFAGVYFEKVLKSSDTSLWVRNIQMYLSGIIVTLAGVYLSDGAEIKEKGFFYGYTYYVWFVIFLASVGGLYTSVVVKYTDNIMKGFSAAAAIVLSTIASVMLFGLQITLTFALGTLLVCVSIYLYGLPRQDTTSIQQGETASKERVIGV, from the coding sequence ATGGCTGCCCCGAGAGACAATGTCACTTTATTATTCAAGTTATACTGCTTGGCAGTGATGACCCTGATGGCTGCAGTCTATACCATAGTTTTAAGATACACAAGGACATCAGACAAAGAACTCTACTTTTCAACCACAGCCGTGTGTATCACAGAAGTTATAAAGTTATTGCTAAGTGTGGGAATTTTAGCTAAAGAAACTGGTAGTCTGGGTAGATTCAAAGCGTCTTTAAGAGAAAATGTCTTGGGGAGCCCCAAGGAACTGTTGAAGTTAAGTGTGCCATCGTTAGTGTATGCTGTTCAGAACAACATGGCTTTCCTAGCTCTTAGCAATCTGGATGCAGCAGTGTACCAGGTGACCTACCAGTTGAAGATTCCGTGTACTGCTTTATGCACTGTTTTAATGTTAAACCGGACACTCAGCAAATTACAGTGGGTTTCAGTTTTTATGCTGTGTGCTGGAGTTATGCTTGTACAGTGGAAACCAGCCCAAGCTACAAAAGTTGTGGTGGAACAAAATCCATTATTAGGGTTTGGCGCTATAGCTATTGCTGTATTGTGCTCAGGATTTGCAGGAgtatattttgaaaaagttttaaagagTTCAGATACTTCTCTTTGGGTGAGAAACATTCAAATGTATCTATCAGGGATTATTGTGACATTAGCTGGCGTCTACTTGTCAGATGGagctgaaattaaagaaaaaggattTTTCTATGGTTACACATATTACGTCTGGTTTGTCATCTTTCTTGCAAGTGTTGGTGGCCTCTACACTTCTGTTGTGGTTAAGTACACAGACAACATCATGAAAGGCTTCTCTGCAGCAGCGGCCATTGTCCTTTCCACCATTGCTTCAGTAATGCTGTTTGGATTACAGATAACACTCACCTTTGCCCTGGGTACTCTTCTTGTATGTGTTTCCATATATCTCTATGGATTACCCAGACAAGACACTACATCCATCCAACAAGGAGAAACAGCTTCAAAGGAGAGAGTTATTGGTGTGTGA